A single genomic interval of Hevea brasiliensis isolate MT/VB/25A 57/8 chromosome 4, ASM3005281v1, whole genome shotgun sequence harbors:
- the LOC110646538 gene encoding derlin-1, translating to MSSPADYYHSLPPVSKAYGTLCLLFTAAYQLGVFDVVHIALIYKLVFSRFQVWRLITNFFFLGKFSINFGIRLLMIARYGVQLEKGPFDRHTADFLWMMIFGAFSMLVLAAIPIFWTPFLGISLVFMLVYVWSREFPNAQINIYGLMTLKAFYLPWAMLALDVIFGSPLMPDLLGIIAGHLYYFLTVLHPLATGKTLLNTPRWVHKLVARWRIGAPAPTNNRVQPERTTGVAFRGRSYRLSD from the exons ATGTCTTCACCTGCTGA TTACTATCACTCTCTTCCACCTGTAAGCAAGGCATATGGGACTTTGTGCCTGCTTTTCACTGCAGCCTATCAGCTTGGAGTATTTGATGTGGTGCATATAGCATTGATATATAAACTTGTATTCTCACGCTTTCAG GTGTGGAGGCTTATTACAAACTTCTTTTTCCTTGGAAAATTTTCTATCAACTTTGGAATTCGCCTTTTAATGAT AGCAAGATATGGTGTTCAACTTGAGAAAGGACCGTTTGATAGGCATACAGCAGATTTCTTGTGGATGATGATCTTTGGAGCCTTTTCGATGCTA GTACTAGCTGCCATCCCTATATTTTGGACCCCTTTCTTGGGGATATCACTTGTGTTCATGCTTGTCTATGTCTGGAGTAGAGAATTCCCAAATGCCCAGATCAACATATATGGCCTTATGACTCTTAAG GCATTTTATCTACCATGGGCAATGCTCGCTTTAGATGTCATTTTTGGTTCCCCGCTTATGCCAGATCTGCTGGGGATCATTGCAGGGCATCTGTATTACTTTTTGACTGTGTTGCATCCACTTGCAACTGGAAAGACCTTATTGAATACTCCAAGATGGGT GCATAAACTGGTCGCAAGGTGGAGAATAGGTGCTCCTGCCCCAACAAACAATCGAGTGCAACCTGAAAGAACTACTGGTGTAGCTTTTAGAGGGAGATCATACCGACTGAGTGATTAG
- the LOC110656008 gene encoding glucan endo-1,3-beta-glucosidase 13: MATVFKLIFAVSMLFTLLVFCRGSIVGVCYGRNADDLPTPDKVAELVQQHNIKYLRIYDSNIQVLKAFANTGVELMVGIPNSDLLALSQFQSNADSWLKNSILPYYPATKITYITVGAEVTESPNNASAQVVPAMHNVLTALKKVGLHRRIKVSSTHSLGVLSRSYPPSAGAFNSSHAFFLKPMLEFLAENQSPFMINIYPYYAYRDSPNNVSLDYALFESSSEVIDPNTGLLYTNMFDAQIDALYFALMALNFRTINVMVTETGWPSKGSPKEKAATPDNAQTYNTNLIRHVINNSGTPAKPGEELDVYIFSLFNENRKPGLESERNWGLFYPDQTSVYNLDFKGRGVVDVPKNSTFTGFNGTTWCIASSNVSQLDLQSALDWACGPGNVDCSAIQPSQPCFEPDTLISHASYAFNSYYQQNGASDVACSFGGAGVKVDKDPSYDNCLYMTTGTNKTAASNTTAMASTSSSSPSQIEVFVWASRFLLMTFLGLLNIA, translated from the exons ATGGCGACAGTATTCAAGCTTATCTTTGCTGTGTCAATGTTGTTTACACTTTTGG TATTTTGCAGAGGAAGCATAGTAGGAGTTTGCTATGGAAGAAATGCTGATGACCTTCCTACACCTGATAAAGTAGCAGAGCTTGTTCAACAACATAATATCAAATATTTGAGGATTTATGATTCAAATATTCAGGTTCTAAAGGCCTTTGCAAACACTGGAGTAGAACTCATGGTTGGAATTCCAAATTCAGACTTATTGGCATTGTCCCAATTTCAGTCCAATGCTGATTCGTGGTTGAAGAACAGCATTCTTCCTTACTATCCTGCCACAAAGATCACATACATAACTGTCGGAGCTGAAGTCACAGAAAGCCCCAATAATGCCTCTGCCCAAGTTGTACCTGCCATGCATAATGTCCTAACAGCCTTGAAGAAGGTTGGTTTGCATAGAAGGATTAAAGTTTCAAGCACCCATTCACTTGGAGTTTTGTCTCGTTCATACCCACCGTCTGCTGGGGCTTTTAATAGCAGCCATGCCTTTTTTCTGAAGCCCATGTTGGAATTCCTTGCTGAAAACCAGTCTCCTTTTATGATTAATATTTATCCTTACTATGCTTATAGAGATTCTCCAAACAATGTATCTTTGGATTATGCTCTATTTGAGTCATCCTCAGAAGTGATAGATCCAAACACCGGTTTGCTGTATACAAACATGTTTGATGCTCAGATTGATGCCCTCTATTTCGCCCTGATGGCTCTGAATTTCAGAACAATTAATGTTATGGTCACTGAGACAGGTTGGCCATCCAAAGGGTCTCCAAAGGAGAAAGCTGCTACTCCTGATAATGCCCAGACTTATAACACCAATTTGATTCGTCATGTCATCAATAACTCTGGTACTCCTGCAAAGCCCGGAGAAGAGTTGGATGTTTATATCTTCTCATTGTTCAATGAGAACAGGAAGCCAGGTTTGGAATCTGAGCGGAACTGGGGTTTATTTTATCCAGACCAGACAAGTGTTTAcaatttggattttaaaggaagaGGCGTTGTTGATGTTCCCAAAAATTCCACTTTTACTGGTTTCAATGGAACAACATGGTGCATTGCTTCAAGTAATGTTTCTCAACTTGACTTGCAGAGTGCCTTAGATTGGGCATGTGGTCCTGGAAATGTGGATTGTTCTGCCATTCAGCCTAGCCAGCCTTGTTTTGAGCCAGATACTCTAATTTCACATGCATCCTATGCATTCAACAGTTATTACCAGCAAAATGGGGCTAGTGATGTTGCTTGCAGTTTTGGTGGGGCGGGAGTTAAAGTTGACAAAGATCCAA GCTATGATAACTGCTTGTATATGACCACTGG GACCAACAAAACTGCAGCAAGTAACACAACAGCAATGGCTTCAACTTCTTCGTCCTCTCCCTCGCAGATTGAAGTTTTTGTATGGGCTTCCCGTTTCCTTCTTATGACTTTCCTTGGACTGCTGAACATTGCATGA
- the LOC110646543 gene encoding profilin-1-like: MSWQTYVDEHLMCEIEGNHLTAAAIIGQDGSVWAQSSNFPQFKSEEITAIMSDFDEPGTLAPTGLHLGGTKYMVIQGEAGAVIRGKKGPGGVTVKKTNQALIIGIYDEPMTPGQCNMIVERLGDYLMDQGL, encoded by the exons ATGTCGTGGCAAACATATGTAGATGAGCATCTTATGTGCGAAATCGAGGGCAATCATCTCACTGCTGCAGCCATCATCGGCCAAGACGGCAGCGTCTGGGCCCAGAGCTCCAACTTCCCTCAG TTCAAGTCTGAAGAAATCACTGCCATTATGAGTGACTTTGACGAACCTGGAACACTAGCTCCAACTGGTTTGCACCTGGGTGGCACAAAATACATGGTGATCCAAGGAGAGGCAGGAGCTGTCATTCGGGGGAAGAAG GGACCTGGTGGTGTTACTGTTAAGAAGACAAATCAGGCCCTAATAATTGGTATCTATGATGAGCCAATGACTCCAGGGCAGTGCAACATGATTGTTGAAAGGCTCGGTGATTATCTCATGGATCAGGGTCTTTAA
- the LOC110656010 gene encoding arginine--tRNA ligase, cytoplasmic isoform X1: MIGSSLTLLLAPVSPPVLSFNRLSHFHSSPLFASDLLRATSRRLVLATKTLSISTMANTSEENSGNLKKQLAKLFEASLRETVPSKHDVEPLVAACTAKFGDYQCNNAMSLWSKIKGKNTDFKGPPAVGQAIMKNLPPSEMIESCSVAGPGFVNVVLSKTWLAEKIQNMLVDGIDTWAPKFSIKRAVVDFSSPNIAKEMHVGHLRSTIIGDTLARMLEFSKVDVLRRNHVGDWGTQFGMLIEFLFEKFPNFEDVNERAIGDLQAFYKASKQRFDTDSAFKERAQKAVVCLQGGEPKYRQAWAQICDISRKEFDKVYQRLGVHLEEKGESFYNPFIPGLIEGLSNKGLVQESEGARVIFIEGINIPLIVVKSDGGYNYASTDLAALWYRLNEDKAEWIIYVTDVGQQQHFDMVFKAAKRAGWLPAGDCMFPKASHVGFGLVLGDDGKRFRTRATEVVRLVDLLDEAKTRSKAALVERGKAEEWTEEELEQTAEAIGYGAIKYADLKNNRLTNYTFNYDQMLNDKGNTAVYLLYAHARICSIIRKSGKDIEELKKTGVLVLAHPDERALGLHLLQFAETVEEACTNLLPNVLCEYLYNLSEYFTKFYSNCQVVGSAEETSRLLLCEATAVVMRKCFFLLGIVPVYKI; encoded by the exons ATGATAGGGTCCTCCTTAACCCTTCTGCTTGCGCCGGTGTCTCCTCCAGTCCTCTCCTTCAACCGCCTCTCTCATTTCCACTCCTCTCCTCTCTTCGCCTCTG ACTTGTTAAGAGCGACATCAAGAAGACTTGTTTTAGCTACAAAGACGCTGTCGATATCGACCATGGCGAAT ACGAGTGAGGAGAACAGTGGCAATTTAAAGAAACAGTTGGCGAAATTGTTTGAAGCATCTCTTAGAGAGACTGTCCCTAGTAAGCACGATGTTGAGCCTTTGGTTGCTGCCTGCACTGCCAAATTCGGCGATTATCAATG TAATAATGCCATGAGCCTTTGgtcgaaaataaaaggaaaaaatacTGATTTTAAGGGCCCTCCAGCAGTTGGACAG GCAATAATGAAAAATCTTCCTCCTTCTGAAATGATAGAATCTTGCTCTGTGGCAGGACCTGGTTTTGTTAATGTTGTTTTGTCAAAGACCTGGTTGGCTGAG AAAATTCAAAATATGCTAGTTGATGGTATTGATACTTGGGCGCCCAAGTTTTCGATCAAAAGGGCTGTGGTTGACTTTTCCTCACCCAATATTGCAAAAGAAATGCATGTTGGCCATTTAAGGTCCACTATTATTGGTGACACACTAGCCCGAATGCTTGAATTCTCAAAGGTTGATGTGCTTCGACGAAATCATGTTGGTGATTGGGGGACACAG TTTGGTATGTTGATTGAATTCCTCTTCGAAAAGTTCCCAAACTTTGAAGATGTTAATGAAAGAGCCATTGGAGATCTACAG GCATTCTATAAGGCATCAAAACAGAGGTTTGACACTGATTCTGCATTTAAGGAGAGGGCACAGAAAGCAGTTGTTTGCCTCCAG gGTGGAGAACCCAAGTACCGCCAAGCATGGGCGCAGATCTGTGACATCAGCAGGAAGGAGTTCGATAAGGTCTATCAACGCCTTGGAGTTCATCTTGAGGAAAAG GGAGAAAGCTTTTACAATCCATTCATTCCTGGGCTTATAGAGGGATTAAGCAATAAAGGATTAGTTCAAGAAAGTGAAGGTGCTCGCGTGATCTTTATTGAAGGAATTAATATACCTCTTATTGTTGTGAAGAGTGATGGTGGTTACAACTATGCTTCTACTGATCTAGCTGCCCTTTG GTATCGCCTTAATGAAGATAAAGCTGAGTGGATTATATATGTTACTGATGTTGGTCAGCAGCAGCACTTTGATATGGTATTCAAA GCTGCCAAACGTGCGGGTTGGCTTCCAGCTGGTGATTGTATGTTTCCTAAAGCTAGCCATGTTGGATTTGGCCTTGTTCTTGGAGATGATGGCAAGCGTTTTAGAACTCGAGCTACTGAAGTGGTTCGGTTAGTTGATTTGCTAGATGAAGCAAAGACTCGTAGCAAAGCAGCACTTGTTGAGCGTG GCAAGGCTGAAGAGTGGACTGAAGAGGAGCTTGAGCAAACTGCTGAGGCAATTGGTTATGGTGCTATCAA GTATGCTGACTTGAAGAACAATAGATTGACCAATTATACATTCAACTATGATCAGATGCTTAATGATAAG GGAAATACTGCTGTTTATTTGCTATATGCACATGCTCGGATCTGTTCAATCATCAGGAAATCTGGTAAAGACATAGAGGAATTGAAGAAA ACTGGAGTTTTGGTTTTGGCTCATCCTGATGAGCGTGCACTGGGGCTTCATTTACTACAGTTTGCTGAG ACTGTTGAGGAGGCCTGCACCAATCTCCTGCCAAACGTGTTGTGTGAATATCTCTATAATTTATCTGAATACTTCACCAAATTTTATTCCAATTGTCAG
- the LOC110656010 gene encoding arginine--tRNA ligase, chloroplastic/mitochondrial isoform X2, whose amino-acid sequence MANTSEENSGNLKKQLAKLFEASLRETVPSKHDVEPLVAACTAKFGDYQCNNAMSLWSKIKGKNTDFKGPPAVGQAIMKNLPPSEMIESCSVAGPGFVNVVLSKTWLAEKIQNMLVDGIDTWAPKFSIKRAVVDFSSPNIAKEMHVGHLRSTIIGDTLARMLEFSKVDVLRRNHVGDWGTQFGMLIEFLFEKFPNFEDVNERAIGDLQAFYKASKQRFDTDSAFKERAQKAVVCLQGGEPKYRQAWAQICDISRKEFDKVYQRLGVHLEEKGESFYNPFIPGLIEGLSNKGLVQESEGARVIFIEGINIPLIVVKSDGGYNYASTDLAALWYRLNEDKAEWIIYVTDVGQQQHFDMVFKAAKRAGWLPAGDCMFPKASHVGFGLVLGDDGKRFRTRATEVVRLVDLLDEAKTRSKAALVERGKAEEWTEEELEQTAEAIGYGAIKYADLKNNRLTNYTFNYDQMLNDKGNTAVYLLYAHARICSIIRKSGKDIEELKKTGVLVLAHPDERALGLHLLQFAETVEEACTNLLPNVLCEYLYNLSEYFTKFYSNCQVVGSAEETSRLLLCEATAVVMRKCFFLLGIVPVYKI is encoded by the exons ATGGCGAAT ACGAGTGAGGAGAACAGTGGCAATTTAAAGAAACAGTTGGCGAAATTGTTTGAAGCATCTCTTAGAGAGACTGTCCCTAGTAAGCACGATGTTGAGCCTTTGGTTGCTGCCTGCACTGCCAAATTCGGCGATTATCAATG TAATAATGCCATGAGCCTTTGgtcgaaaataaaaggaaaaaatacTGATTTTAAGGGCCCTCCAGCAGTTGGACAG GCAATAATGAAAAATCTTCCTCCTTCTGAAATGATAGAATCTTGCTCTGTGGCAGGACCTGGTTTTGTTAATGTTGTTTTGTCAAAGACCTGGTTGGCTGAG AAAATTCAAAATATGCTAGTTGATGGTATTGATACTTGGGCGCCCAAGTTTTCGATCAAAAGGGCTGTGGTTGACTTTTCCTCACCCAATATTGCAAAAGAAATGCATGTTGGCCATTTAAGGTCCACTATTATTGGTGACACACTAGCCCGAATGCTTGAATTCTCAAAGGTTGATGTGCTTCGACGAAATCATGTTGGTGATTGGGGGACACAG TTTGGTATGTTGATTGAATTCCTCTTCGAAAAGTTCCCAAACTTTGAAGATGTTAATGAAAGAGCCATTGGAGATCTACAG GCATTCTATAAGGCATCAAAACAGAGGTTTGACACTGATTCTGCATTTAAGGAGAGGGCACAGAAAGCAGTTGTTTGCCTCCAG gGTGGAGAACCCAAGTACCGCCAAGCATGGGCGCAGATCTGTGACATCAGCAGGAAGGAGTTCGATAAGGTCTATCAACGCCTTGGAGTTCATCTTGAGGAAAAG GGAGAAAGCTTTTACAATCCATTCATTCCTGGGCTTATAGAGGGATTAAGCAATAAAGGATTAGTTCAAGAAAGTGAAGGTGCTCGCGTGATCTTTATTGAAGGAATTAATATACCTCTTATTGTTGTGAAGAGTGATGGTGGTTACAACTATGCTTCTACTGATCTAGCTGCCCTTTG GTATCGCCTTAATGAAGATAAAGCTGAGTGGATTATATATGTTACTGATGTTGGTCAGCAGCAGCACTTTGATATGGTATTCAAA GCTGCCAAACGTGCGGGTTGGCTTCCAGCTGGTGATTGTATGTTTCCTAAAGCTAGCCATGTTGGATTTGGCCTTGTTCTTGGAGATGATGGCAAGCGTTTTAGAACTCGAGCTACTGAAGTGGTTCGGTTAGTTGATTTGCTAGATGAAGCAAAGACTCGTAGCAAAGCAGCACTTGTTGAGCGTG GCAAGGCTGAAGAGTGGACTGAAGAGGAGCTTGAGCAAACTGCTGAGGCAATTGGTTATGGTGCTATCAA GTATGCTGACTTGAAGAACAATAGATTGACCAATTATACATTCAACTATGATCAGATGCTTAATGATAAG GGAAATACTGCTGTTTATTTGCTATATGCACATGCTCGGATCTGTTCAATCATCAGGAAATCTGGTAAAGACATAGAGGAATTGAAGAAA ACTGGAGTTTTGGTTTTGGCTCATCCTGATGAGCGTGCACTGGGGCTTCATTTACTACAGTTTGCTGAG ACTGTTGAGGAGGCCTGCACCAATCTCCTGCCAAACGTGTTGTGTGAATATCTCTATAATTTATCTGAATACTTCACCAAATTTTATTCCAATTGTCAG
- the LOC110646546 gene encoding profilin-2, whose translation MSWQTYVDEHLMCDIDGQGQHLTAASIVGHDGSVWAQSSSFPQFKPQEITDIMKDFEEPGHLAPTGLHLGGTKYMVIQGEAGAVIRGKKGSGGITIKKTGQALVFGIYEEPVTPGQCNMVVERLGDYLVDQGL comes from the exons ATGTCGTGGCAAACTTACGTAGACGAACACTTGATGTGCGACATCGACGGCCAAGGCCAGCATCTCACCGCCGCTTCCATTGTTGGCCACGATGGTAGCGTATGGGCTCAGAGCTCCTCTTTCCCTCAG TTCAAGCCCCAGGAGATCACTGACATCATGAAAGATTTTGAGGAGCCAGGTCACCTTGCCCCTACAGGTCTACACCTTGGGGGCACAAAGTACATGGTTATCCAGGGAGAGGCTGGAGCTGTTATCCGTGGAAAGAAG GGATCAGGAGGGATCACCATAAAGAAGACTGGTCAAGCTCTTGTTTTTGGCATCTATGAGGAACCTGTGACTCCAGGACAGTGCAACATGGTCGTGGAGAGGTTGGGGGATTACCTCGTTGATCAGGGGCTGTAG
- the LOC110656009 gene encoding uncharacterized protein LOC110656009, whose translation MKNTVKSSKTNANSKSDVRKDRKSATGMSGSPKKGGHGGKFTWAGDGYSQAEIGLHGEAVDVKDPNFEDSEETETV comes from the coding sequence ATGAAGAATACAGTGAAGAGCTCCAAAACGAATGCTAATTCCAAGTCCGATGTCAGGAAAGATAGGAAATCTGCCACTGGCATGAGTGGATCGCCTAAGAAAGGAGGTCACGGCGGCAAGTTTACTTGGGCCGGCGATGGGTATTCCCAGGCTGAGATCGGGCTCCATGGGGAAGCTGTCGATGTGAAGGACCCTAACTTTGAAGATTCAGAAGAGACTGAGACTGTCTGA